From the Pelorhabdus rhamnosifermentans genome, the window AGATGTAATAGAATTATAAAATAAAAATATAAAAATGGAGGATTTTACCTTGGGAAAAATCAGTGTTTTATCAGTGTGCGGATCAGGTACAGTTACTTCTTCGATGGTAGCAGGTAAAGTAAAAGAATTTCTGAAGGACAAAGGCTATAATGTTTCTGCGACGGAGGCAAGACCTACAGAAGCATTGAATCTGGCACAATCTGGACGTTTTGATTTTATTACGTTCACAAGTCCGTTGCAATCGGGCGACTACGTTATACCGACTGTCAACGCGTTTGCCTGTCTGACGGGAATCGGTGAAGATGAATTTTTTGAACAGGTTTTGGAAATTGTCAAAGGCTTAAATAAATAAGAAAGCAAGTTGAGGCAGCCATTTGAGAAAATTATAAGATGAATAGGAGAGTGGATTATGTTAGAACTAATGAAAGGAATCATAGATTCTTTTGGTGCTTCTATTATCGTACCTATAATAATTTTTATCATAGCAAAAGCATTTAGGGTTGAAACGAGGAAATCATTTTTATCTGCAGTTTATGCAGGTGTGGGCTTACAGGGTTTCGTACTGCTCCTCAATTCTTTTACACCGATTATTACACCAGTCATCAACCATATGGTGCAGAGTACAGGTGTAAATTTACCTGTATTTGATGTTGGTTGGCAGGCAACGTCGTTAGTTGCATTTTCGACAAGTGCGGGTATGATTTACTTAGGTTTAGGGATTGCATTACAAACGTTGTTGTTCCTGGTAAAATGGACGGACGTATTCCAGCCATCTGATTTGTGGAATAACTATTCTTATATGGTTTGGGGTGCAATGGTCATCGGTGTAACAGGAAATTTCGTTCTCGGTATCGCTTGCATGGTTGTTTTAAACTTGTACAGCTTATTGATTTCTGAATTGGTCGCAAAACGTTGGTCGACCTATTATAACTATCCAAATTGTACAATTATCGCCATGCATAATGTAGAGCCATCTGTTTTTGCTGTATTGATTGACCCTCTATATAATGCATTGGGGTTGAATAAACTTAAGTTGAATCCAAAAGAATTGGAAAGAAAATTTGGCTTTCTTGGCGAACCTATGACATTGGGTCTATTCTTAGGGATGTTTATCGGTATACTTGGTAATGTTGATAGAATCATGACGTTAGCAGCTTGGGGCGAAATCATGAAAGTCGGTATTTCTACAAGTGCTATTATGGCAATTTTCCCTAAAGTTGCGAGTATGTTTGCGCAGGCATTCGCACCAATTACAGATGCTGCAAGGAAAATGATGAGCAAATCGGGTAAACGTGACTGGTATATTGCTGTAAATGATGCGGTTGGATATGGGGAACCGGCTACGTTGATGTCA encodes:
- a CDS encoding PTS sugar transporter subunit IIB, which translates into the protein MGKISVLSVCGSGTVTSSMVAGKVKEFLKDKGYNVSATEARPTEALNLAQSGRFDFITFTSPLQSGDYVIPTVNAFACLTGIGEDEFFEQVLEIVKGLNK
- a CDS encoding PTS galactitol transporter subunit IIC, whose protein sequence is MLELMKGIIDSFGASIIVPIIIFIIAKAFRVETRKSFLSAVYAGVGLQGFVLLLNSFTPIITPVINHMVQSTGVNLPVFDVGWQATSLVAFSTSAGMIYLGLGIALQTLLFLVKWTDVFQPSDLWNNYSYMVWGAMVIGVTGNFVLGIACMVVLNLYSLLISELVAKRWSTYYNYPNCTIIAMHNVEPSVFAVLIDPLYNALGLNKLKLNPKELERKFGFLGEPMTLGLFLGMFIGILGNVDRIMTLAAWGEIMKVGISTSAIMAIFPKVASMFAQAFAPITDAARKMMSKSGKRDWYIAVNDAVGYGEPATLMSGLILIPIMLVIAIALPGNQALPVVDLLAIPYMVQGLVAVHNGNIAKILVSGIIWFSLGLYVCTATAPLFTNMALTVGVAIPAGAMLITSFNILGKPLMSLVFFAFLTASPILIGLTLVAYFALWVFFKKNKKSIYDYLDRQALKNASEEEIAV